The proteins below come from a single Cannabis sativa cultivar Pink pepper isolate KNU-18-1 chromosome 3, ASM2916894v1, whole genome shotgun sequence genomic window:
- the LOC133036044 gene encoding uncharacterized protein LOC133036044 — protein sequence MDGKLYRREVSMPYLRCIARTEISSVIHEIHGGFCRNHTYEPSLSKKILHKGCFLPTMKKNCIEYVRKCEQCHWYAKIVSDNGKHFDSQHFTDFCAHHGIVKGFLAVARPQANG from the exons ATGGATGGGAAACTCTATCGTCGAGAAGTATCAATGCCATACTTGAGGTGCATTGCTCGAACAGAAATTAGCTCAGTGATCCATGAGATTCATGGTGGCTTTTGTAGAAACCATACTTACGAGCCTAGTCTCTCcaagaaaattcttcacaagGGGTGTTTTTTACCCACAATGAAGAAGAATTGCATAGAGTATGTAAGGAAGTGTGAGCAATGTCACTGGTATGCTAAG ATTGTCTCAGATAATGGGAAACATTTTGATAGCCAGCACTTCACTGACTTTTGTGCCCATCATGGAATCGTGAAAGGCTTTTTAGCTGTAGCCCGGCCACAAGCCAATGGGTAG